Below is a window of Pseudomonas monteilii DNA.
GACTCGGACCTCGCCCGGGAAGCGGCCATGGGTCGAGTCGAACCGGGTCAGGTACTCCAGGCTGGCCTGGTCGGCCAGGTCGTTCAGCGCGACGATCTCGACGCCCGTGTCGGCGCCTCGCTCGACCAGGGCGCGCAGGACGCAGCGGCCGATACGGCCGTAACCATTGAGTGCAACCTTGTAGGGGCGCGATGGGTGCATGAGTGACTCACGTGGCGATGACGTTGATACGGCGGTCGCAGATCGGCCCCGGCCCGCGCCCGCCCGTGCACCCAGAAGGTGCCTGACGAACGCGCGCGGGGGCCGTTCACAGGATCAGGAAGGGCCGGATCGGCCCTCCGATCGGCACATCAGTCTTCCAGCAGTTCCTCGGCGGTGCCCAGGATGTTTTCCAGGGTGAAGCCGAACTCTTCGAACAGCGCGGCAGCCGGCGCCGACTCGCCGTAGCTGGTCATGCCGATGACGCGACCTTCCAGACCGACGTACTTGTACCAGAAGTCGGCGTGCGCTGCCTCGATGGCGATGCGCGCGCCCACTTCCAGCGGCAGGACCGACTGCTTGTAGGCGGCGTCCTGGGCGTCGAAGACGCTGGTGCACGGCATGGACACCACACGGACCTTGCGGCCCTGCTCGGTCAGCGTGTCGAAGGCCTGCACGGCCAGACCGACTTCGGAGCCGGTGGCGATCAGGATCAGCTCGGGCTCGCCCGCGCAGTCCTTGAGCACGTAGCCACCGCGGGCAATGTCGGCGATCTGGCCGGCGTCACGCTGCTGGTGCTGCAGGTTCTGACGGGAGAAGATCAGTGCCGACGGGCCATCGTTGCGCTGCAGCGCCTGGGCCCAGCAGACCGCCGACTCGACGGCGTCGGCCGGACGCCAGGTGTCCAGGTTCGGCGTGCTGCGCAGGCTGGTCAGCTGCTCGACCGGCTGGTGGGTCGGGCCGTCTTCGCCCAGACCGATGGAGTCGTGGGTGTAGACATGGACGACGCGCTGCTTCATCAGGGCCGACATGCGGACCGCGTTGCGGGCGTATTCCATGAACATCAGGAAGGTCGCGCCGTAAGGCACCAGACCGCCGTGCAGGGCCAGACCGTTCATGATCGCGGTCATGCCGAACTCGCGCACGCCGTAGAACAGGTAGTTGCCGCTGGCGTCCTTGGCGTCCACGCCCTTGCAGCCTTTCCACAGGGTCAGGTTGGAGCCGGCCAGGTCGGCCGAGCCGCCCAGCAGTTCCGGCAGCAGAGGGCCGAAGGCGTTCAGGGTGTTCTGGCTGGCCTTGCGGCTGGCGATGGTTTCGCCCTTGGCAGCGACCTCGGCGATGTAGGCCTGGGCCTTCTCGGCGAAGTCGGCCGGCAGTTCGCCGCTCACGCGACGCTTGAACTCGGCTGCCAGCTCCGGGTGGGCCTTGGCGTAGGCGTCGAAACGCTGGTTCCAGTCGGCTTCGACCTGCGCACCGACCTGCTTGGCGTCCCATTCGGCGTAGATGTCGGCCGGGATCTCGAACGGACCATGGTTCCAGTTCAAGGCCTGACGGGTCAGGGTGATTTCGTCGGTGCCCAGCGGTGCACCGTGGCAGTCTTCCTTGCCCTGCTTGTTCGGCGAGCCGAAGCCGATGGTGGTCTTGCAGCAGATCAGGGTCGGACGGTCGCTCTTGCGCGCCGTGTCGATGGCGGTCTTGATCTCGTCGGCGTCATGGCCGTCGACATTGCGGATCACCTGCCAGTTGTAGGCCTCGAAGCGCGCCGGGGTGTCGTCGGTGAACCAGCCATGGACTTCGCCGTCGA
It encodes the following:
- a CDS encoding transketolase (catalyzes the formation of ribose 5-phosphate and xylulose 5-phosphate from sedoheptulose 7-phosphate and glyceraldehyde 3-phosphate; can transfer ketol groups between several groups; in Escherichia coli there are two tkt genes, tktA expressed during exponential growth and the tktB during stationary phase); translated protein: MPSRRERANAIRALSMDAVQKANSGHPGAPMGMADIAEVLWRDYLKHNPSNPKFADRDRFVLSNGHGSMLIYSLLHLTGYDLSIDDLKGFRQLHSRTPGHPEYGYTAGVETTTGPLGQGLANAVGFAIAEKIMADQFNREGHAIVDHNTYVFMGDGCLMEGISHEVASLAGTLGLGKLIAFYDDNGISIDGEVHGWFTDDTPARFEAYNWQVIRNVDGHDADEIKTAIDTARKSDRPTLICCKTTIGFGSPNKQGKEDCHGAPLGTDEITLTRQALNWNHGPFEIPADIYAEWDAKQVGAQVEADWNQRFDAYAKAHPELAAEFKRRVSGELPADFAEKAQAYIAEVAAKGETIASRKASQNTLNAFGPLLPELLGGSADLAGSNLTLWKGCKGVDAKDASGNYLFYGVREFGMTAIMNGLALHGGLVPYGATFLMFMEYARNAVRMSALMKQRVVHVYTHDSIGLGEDGPTHQPVEQLTSLRSTPNLDTWRPADAVESAVCWAQALQRNDGPSALIFSRQNLQHQQRDAGQIADIARGGYVLKDCAGEPELILIATGSEVGLAVQAFDTLTEQGRKVRVVSMPCTSVFDAQDAAYKQSVLPLEVGARIAIEAAHADFWYKYVGLEGRVIGMTSYGESAPAAALFEEFGFTLENILGTAEELLED